A genomic region of Paramormyrops kingsleyae isolate MSU_618 chromosome 19, PKINGS_0.4, whole genome shotgun sequence contains the following coding sequences:
- the stmn4 gene encoding stathmin-4, which translates to MFSESARMTLAAYREKMKELPLVSILCSCLRPDVLDKPSYKAEDAVDLSWCVIKDVEVIELNKRASGQAFEVILKPPSFDGVPEFNTSMPHRRDPSLEEIQKKLEAAEERRKCQEAELLKHLAEKREHEREVIQKAIEENNNFIKMAKEKLEQKMEANKENREALLAAMLERLQEKDKHAEEVRKNKELKEEACR; encoded by the exons ATGTTTAGTGAGAGTGCCAGAATGacccttgcag CCTACAGAGAGAAGATGAAGGAGCTTCCCCTGGTCTCCATCCTGTGCTCCTGTCTGCGTCCCGACGTCCTGGATAAACCCTCATATAAAGCTGAAG ATGCTGTGGACCTCAGCTGGTGTGTAATCAAAGATGTGGAGGTCATCGAGCTAAACAAGCGGGCGTCCGGACAGGCCTTCGAAGTCATCCTCAAGCCCCCGTCCTTCGACGGTGTGCCAGAGTTTAATACCTCCATGCCCCACCGCCGGGACCCATCTCTGGAGGAGATCCAGAAGAAGCTGGAGGCAGCAGAGGAGAGACGAAAG TGTCAGGAGGCAGAACTGCTGAAGCACCTAGCGGAAAAGAGGGAGCATGAACGTGAGGTGATCCAAAAAGCCATTGAGGAGAACAACAACTTCATCAAGATGGCCAAGGAAAAGCTGGAGCAAAAGATGGAGGCCAACAAGGAGAATCGGGAGGCCCTTCTGGCAGCTATGCTGGAACGTCTGCAAGAAAAG GACAAGCATGCGGAGGAGGTGAGGAAAAACAAGGAGCTGAAGGAGGAAGCCTGCCGGTAG